The genomic interval TACTCGCACCGTCCACACTCTCACACTAACATTTACTCGTATGGTGTCGTAGAGAGTGTGGATACGGAATTAGCTTTTTTATAATAGTATAGATAATGATTCATTTGTAGTGTCCGGTCAGAAGATAGTAGTCCTATAGAATCTATCCTTTGTGAAGCAATAAAATTAGAGTTTCAAGCTTTTTCATCAATATCACATAATCCCTCCAATTCGCGCGAGTTGAACGATGCGGAACGAGCCAAATTGAACGAACTTATAGTTGCTAATAAAGCCTTTTTGATACCCATagatgaagaatttgaaaatctgGTTGGCAGGACAAACTTTGAGGTTAGTAAGTAggttcaatttatttaatcagtTGTTTATATACAGggcatttcaaaaaaaaggttaaCTTGTCTCTAGGATAGGTAGAAAACTGAAATATAATTGGAGTTTACCTAGTAAAAATTTTCGTAGTACCATCCGTAtccaaaacaaaagaagttgaagaaaaaacatttatagacattttttaccatttaccCGAAACTACTGGAACATTgtgatatttcatataaatatgttttcgaACGTGTTAAATCTTGTGAATGTGTTTTTATATCCgattctcatagagggcgctagttacactgtTAGAACTAAAATGATTGCAGatgttatgaaaaatttcaagtttctagctttactgaaatttaaaaaaaaatcaattttagttaCCAACTTTtcagggtgatatctcggaaagggatgggctgaggaaattttgttataaaataggcccatcttaatttcatacgagcaatcaccttctgaatttagaaacatcctGTGTCTGGAATAATGTACCGGGCAACCAACACGTTGTAAGAACATGTCACGACGAATAGCTAAGGGTAAGTCTTCTGAAAGAAGTAGCAATTCGTTTCGTAAAAAATCTAAACGTGGCCCCATCATTTGACCGGCACCACACATTTACAGTCCAATGAATCTGATGTTTGATCTCTTTCAACGGCGATTCATTTCGAACCAGTAGCCTCCTCCTCCCCTTATAGAAATGTATTGTAATAATTTGTGGTATCCTTTCAGAACTCCCAACAAAAGATGGACGCAACTGTTTTAGTTGATGTTATAAATTTAACAACGATATACGTAAGgagattaataaaaatggtgaaaaagATAGGTGCCTTCAGAAATATGTGCCAAGAGGATCAGGTGGCTTTATTGAAAGGGGGTTGTACTGAAGTTATGATGCTGCGAAGTGCCATGAATTATGATACTAAGATACAAAGTTGGCAGGTTAGTATAAACACACTAacgatgttttgtttttcactcgaacaaacaaaaaatatattgaaagaaaaaaataacaaaggattTGGTCGTATTGAGTGGCGTCCCATTGTTCAGAAAACTAGgttgaatagaaaataatccttATTGAAAGTATTGTCATTcctagtatgtaatttcgaTGCCAACATTTCGATCTTTTATATGATCTTTATCAAGTCTCTGTGTCATAGGTattgtcgatagttttgaaaaacccaggtgaaAATGtcattgttaaaattattttccttcctAGTATGTAATTCCGAATGGTGTTGCTGGTTGaagactcaaaataaaactgtccgAGAGTTTGTTAAgatgccaacgtttcgatcttttatatgatatttatcAAGGCTCTGTGTCATAGGTattgtcgatagttttgaaaaacccagctgaagatgtcattgttgatATATTGACCTTCCTAGTATgcaatttcgaatggtgttgcgggttgaggattcaaaataaaactgtccaagagttttttaaGATCACAATGATTCTATCTTTCATTTTATCTTCTTTAaggctaaaaatatatggtacattATAACTCAAATATACTTGTTTATCTTTATCAACGTTTGAGTTCaataccatatatttttagcctTGAAGAAGATCAAATGAAATATCGAAACGTTGGCATCTTAAAAAACTCTcggacagttttattttgagtcctcaacccgcaagaCCATTCAAAATTGCATACTAGGAAGGACAATATatcaacaatgacatcttcacctgggtttttcaaaactactATGACACATAGCAATTTAATAAACTCTTGAACAGTTTTTTTGAGTCCTGAACCCGCAACACCATTCgaagttatagaaaataatgttataaGGTATTGGCACGGATCGAAGTCTATAGTGGGGATAACTGCATCGATCACAGCGCTCAATGTGGTCAAATTATCGTCAAATCATGCTCCCTCGTTTCTGACGGCCAATTTTCGGTTTTCTGTCTTCCTTCCAGTTTCTTGGCTTTTTTCTTATACCAGGAAAATATTCTGATCcagaaacaatttaaaaatgcATATAATCGACGTAAATTTTCCCGAGGTAGCGCTAGAATCGACTTAGCACTTAGCACCACGTCTACCTGTCGAGTAGATCTTGCAAATACTTCTCTAGGTGATATCATGTTGGACAGTTCGAAAGAGCATCTGCCGTGGTGGTATATATAGataggaccaaatcctgagcttCAGTGCCTTCTTTGTAAAAGTAGCAGCCTGGGTCTTTGCAGCACTCAATCAGATTGATTCCACTccactccagaatgttttcaaaatcGGTATGGAAGGTGTTGATCTGTTGCTGTCTACCGATTTGGGTGTAAGCAAGGTGTAGTAGCCGAATTTATTGGGGTGGATGATTTGAAAAAAGGCTTCAGTGTGCTAACGTCGGCGAAAATATAAATCGGGATTGCAGTTTTGTCGACTAGAATATTGATGTACGGGAGAAAGAGTCGTTGACAAGATGCGTCCCTGGGGAGCACCAACATTGACTGCAAACATTCCTGAGATGTCTCCATCGATACCGACTTGGATGGATCGattttgagaaagctactaagccgGTCGATGACTGGGGACGAAAAATCTTAGgatctcaatttatttagaaggttggcATGCCAAACCCTGTCAAAAGCTTTCCGTATTTTTAAGGCGATTTCTCCGAATTGCCCAGATTGCTCTAGACCTTCAGTCCAAATGTTCGTGGAGTAAGCCAGGAGATCCCCGGTTGATCTATGTTTACGAAAGCCGTATCGATGGTCGCTGATGATGTTAGCAGACTCAAGATTTTCTTTGTGAACTTGGCGATTACTAGGACTAAAGCAATCGAACGGTAGTTGTTGTTAAGCGAACTCGGCTCTAAACAGTGAAAAGATACTTTGTGTAGTGCCCTCTATTGCACCCGCGTTGCATGTAGTAACTTTGACGGTAAATTCAAACCTACAGGATAGCCCAAGCAAAATGAACCATCAATTGTAACGCGCGTTAATCGGGAATCTTTGGACATCACTCTCTGTTACTAACCAGAAATACGAGTCAATCTTACAAATCTAGATACACGTTTACCAAACCTAGTTGGTTGTGTTGAGCTCTTTTCgccattttcgaaaaattttgggTACCTAAAACCAATACACACACAGCAAAGTCGAGAGACCACAAAAGTAGACTAATATTTTTTGCAGGAGAGATTTCAGTGGctggaaaatttagtataaataggtaggtcaagttattagattttagccacctccagtctctgaagacgataacttttttattgaaatgcgttcaaacagtgtaattgtgagtgttggtgtagtagtagtgtaCACAGTTTGCTCAGtataaatatcagaaattcCAATGTAGTAGGTTCAGATGTGGTCTACTACACCATCAGTTGTTGTCGACTGTGTCTGACTGAGTTCAACAATACTTTTAGTGAACATCGTTTTTGCAGTCCTCCAGTTCACTTTCTTattcacagtttttttttcacatattatgcCAAGTCTATCGGAACCTTTTCTTACCGTatgttcattaatttttgttaattaatgttGCTTTATCTATTATGTTTTGTATGTTATTCTAATGATGAGATATCATTTTTggttcaaataataaaaaatatctagaggtgattacaaaaaatatttatcttagaTAGGTTGAATAGTTTGTTTGATAAACAAAAGTTCGTAATTTTTCAGTATCTTAGATTTCAAATAATAGGtataatagataaataaaaattgatcgTTTCTAAACATCGACaagatataaacaaattatagtattaatcaattcaattaatatttatgtaaaattgagaaatatgaGAGAGACATATAGCAGAGGCGTATAGGTCAAAATATGAAACTACGGAGCAGTTTACCTTTATACCAAGTTGCATACCTGAGGAATTATAGGACCTCAAAGTAGGgcccaaaaaatcaaaaatttctttgcAACCCTTCAacttgaaaataccaaatttggttgtccctatttaaactgttcgaataatttaaatttacatgtttaaacagtttaaataaaaggCCTATTTCTCATACCCCACTCTAAACGTTTAATagtttaaatgtaaattttccCAACGggctattttttcaagtttggaaactgaaaataatccgcgggggctaaatctggcgaattcGGAGGGATGTGCGaattggtgcattgtcttgatggaacaacactttcttttcagacaaatgcggccatttttgcttgatatcttcgctcaaacgttgcaataagttcccATAAgagtttctcctttttcaagaaaattatcccacgtgcatcccaaaaaacaggCTCCAAGACCCTGCCTGCCTTACATTGGGTGGGCtaaaacctttcaaataaaaatttttatggctgtcaaacaaaaactaaataacGTGGAGTcttgaaacttgaaacaaatGTTGTATAGGTTGtgtacagtggtatttttcatgCAACTACGGCCATCTCTTGATCAGGCCGGGGGTACTGCGTCTATTTCATCATCTGCATCTATTTTTTAAAGTacgttttttcatttttatttacgtcCCTTTGCGTCCTCAAAACTTCTACCCAGGTAtaaaaaatgctacaaaaaaaaatctatataatcctataagtattttgaaaaaaaatatgaaccatTAGCTAGAATTACTATAgtcataataaatgaaaaattgtaggatttttcttggaaaatccatttttcgaaatagAGCGGATTAATTTCCTCTTTTGCAGATACCACATTCCACCGAAAACTTCAGagttaattccaaaattttgaaattaattaacaaaGGAACTGCTTACAACGAACatgaaaaattcatcaaaacCTTTGGACCTCTATGGAAAGgtgatgaaaatataattttaatattgtgtATGATCCTGGTATTTTCACCTGACAGGCCTAAAGTGGTACACCAAGACGTCATAAGGCTAGAACAGGTATAAGTtaagataatttatttatatattgaaattaacttattatttacttgaggaatgtaagaaaaaaaatttgaagactttcatcatcatcatcccGTTAAATCTCAAGATGGATCACTCCCCTTGttcttttgttatagttttttcttgGTCCTGGcttcatttttcagttttcttcatttttgcaTTTTGCTTTCCAGTTTACTATTCTTAAGATTCTAGTATCTCCTTCAATTTGGTTTCTCCAGGTATTTCTTGGTCTACCTCTGCTTCTTAGCCATAGAGGTATCCATTGTATTAACTTCCTCATAATTTATGTAGGTTTCTTTCTCATGATGTGTCCCAATTTAGCCTTTGCgctttttcttctacttttttatttgtcttcaaTCATCTCTCTCCATATCCTGTAATATTTGGTCCTCGTATAGTTCTCAGTATTTTCTCTCAAAtcttcttcctttttatttatgactGTATTCATGGTGTACGCAATCACTGGtccttatatttttattgtgttctTTCCATTAATATGCTTGCTTTTGACTAactttttttcctaatattCGATATCCTTTTTGATCTCTAGTTCTTAGTTAGCCCATTtgtctttcttctttttttggtgTCCTtctgtttccaattttttgtttgCTTTCATTAGTTCTTTTCTTGTATTGGCCAATAACAGCTCAACAGGTCTTATAGGTCCAAGGCTTTAGTCCCCCTACTGCTTCcctccatttatttttgttcgagGCTGTGTTACGCCAGTTTTCTATACCTATGCTTTCTAGAtcttctattcatttttttccgTGGAcgccctcttttccttttcactcCTTCGTCCTTTAATAAGGATCTTTTCACCCAACTATCTTCCACCATTCTAGTTATATGCTCCATCCAACGGAGTCTTTTGCTCTGACAACATATCCAATCTCAGCTTAGAATAGAAACACTCCAGgtctacaaaaatccaaaagATTTATAACCGGAAGTCTGAAGAACTTCTCGTGATGACCAGAAAGGACATGAATCTGGTGGTCGGTCAAATACTACCTTAAGACGATGGGAATGGCGACAACTGCAGATTGTGCGAGCAAGCCATGGAAAGGGAGAATCTACTCTGCGAATATCCTGGCCCTTTAGCTTGAAGGCTTAAGTACCTTGAAGTAGTAGTACTAACATCTGAGGAAGTAGGACACAGGAACCCTAAGAAATAGCCTCATTTGAAAGGAGTGTATGTATTTTGGAATCAGAACAATAGGATGTAGAGTCTTGTATAGCCAAAACGACTCCCCAAAACAATCTACACTCTACTTTGGCCTTTAAAAAGACAGGTCTTTTCTACCTAGTAGAACAATTAGAACCGAAAGCCAATATAATCAAAGgaatacaaaattttggaagaaTAAGATAACTAGAAagaaaatactgtaaataaaccgactgctataataaaaagttataaaaggAAACATAACAGGCGCGTTcgccatttataaaaagcagATGAAAGgtgccgcgcgaattcgccgaattttaaaatttcattgtaactGGACAGGACCGGCATAAGGACCCATTTcacgaacttgttcgtaacaatatatttaCTACAGAGCAAAGAGTTGGGTGACTAGGACGGGACATGGTGAGAGAGTACATAAAGATTAGATGCCTAAATTGGTAATTTAGAGAAAACCAAtatctaaaaagaaaaagtcGAGACCAAAGAAGAGGTAGTGTCAATTGTGATTCagaattggaaagaaaaaaattagaaggaAAGAATGGAGAATTATATTTCGATTATAAGTTGGGGAGTCGTTTTATATTTCCAGTCGCTTTGCACCTAAACCTTAAAAGATATTTGATTCTATCTTCAAAATACGTTGACTCTTCCCAAATTATGCTATTTTTCCGGGTGTTTGTTGTCCCCTTTGCCCACTTCGTGGTACTTGAGCATTTTGCTTAAATGTACAGGATAGTAGCAGAGTAGATGTACTGCAGTTATCGTCTTCTGTAGTGCCTTACAACTTAAGGTGGTGTTTAACAGGACAGTCATCGACTACCAGATTAATGTAATTTCTGGACTCGAGAAGTTCCTCAGATTTCCTTTGTGATACAGTTATGAATCTTTCAGATGGAATGTTCCTCTGGTCCAAAATATGGAGCCGTTGCCCTGTTTTTGGCAAGGCTGGTATACCCTACTTTGTTTTTTTAGCTAGAGCTTTTGAAGGTTATTGATAATCCCACTCTACCTTATATGTGCATTCATCAGCCTTTAAGGATGCTTGTTTTTAAAACTCTTTAGTACACAGGGTTAGAAAAATGTTTCTGCAACTGATAGTTTTGGTCAAAAGGTGAAGTTATAATAAGTTGattccaaaatatattaaaaagtgaaggaattaatcaaaataatggaggAATAATTCTTAATCCAATAAACTTCTTATCACTTTCAATTGCAAggtaatttattgattttagtttcggttattttaatgttataaaaaaaataaaataatttgacttattaaaaaaaaattcttgaaaagaaaaatattaatattaatcaatatacaGGTATTATTTGTggtattgaaaattatcaaagtgaTTATTTTAGTTTGACCAGCTAATGtcataaattaactaaatttttattagaaatacaCGTtacaatataattcaattattttaatattcatttagaaaaaatatttagatgaaattatttcaattacaaTTGGTATGAATCTGTGATGTAATAAGAAAGTGTTTTGGATCACACCTCGTATTTGTCTGATTATTACCTACTGGGTTGGTTTTGTATTGAACATTTCGATCTGtcttatatttcaaaaaataattaacaatttttccatatcatatatttttttttaaaagttgtatTTTCAGAATGCATACTTTTACCTTTTGCGGAGATACCTGGAAAGTATCCATTCTGGGTGTGAAGCTAAATCGCTTTTCTTGAAACTGATGCAGAAGCTAACAGAAGTTCGAAGGGTGAATGAGGAACTAATTAgcgtttatttaaatattaatcccTCAGAAGTGGAACCACtactaattgaaatatttgatttacatCGCTAGCTACggtttattaaatttaaattagaaaaattttagttCATAAGGGGTCGGATAAAAGAAACATTCTACAAGGAGTCGTTAGACTAAAATAATCGGAAGGAAAATATCAACatcgttatattttttttaatataacttaagcaaaataatatttagtatatttttgtgttttatatacTTTAGATTATAAACCGGATTCGTTATATGGGACTCGCAGAATgcttaatatttatataagataaattataaatagaattgtgatcacaaaattcataaaacgtACAACtttcatttttgtgaaaaaaaatcaaaatcacaACTAAGTATGTCTGATCCAAAACCgatattctttgttttttgtatatttaccTTTAACCCACAGACCTAATTGTTCACATTTCTAGAGTGAGCCTTCCACTTTCTATGCTATAACAACTGTTAGCCACAGTGTAGCGTAAAATCCAATCTCTTGCTTTCCAAGCAAACATACGGTTGCAATTGCTTTACTTAGATTGGAATCTATGCGGGTTGAGCCAAATGACTTTAATTTTAACCAGGCCAGTAAATACGATTCAGAACTCGCATGACGTTGTACTGCGGAgtgtaaattattcaaatctAAATATCCCTCTTTCAACGAATTCCAGACTGATATTTATCTGAAAACAAAATGCACGGTCAACAGAATAACTGAAAGTGCAAACTTCCGCACTAATCCAAAGATCTTCTTCATGGTACGTTAGGACTTAGTCCTGTATTTGAATCActggttgcctagctgcagctgggatgataaagaccagctttcatactaTCTTGTAGGTGGTCGGTATGTTTCGGTTTTTCTTTGCAATCTGCTAACCTGTCGTCTGACATTCTGTCCACGTTTCCCTTCGCCGATTTCTCGCCCATCTGACTACATCCTGGATGTTAATTATCTCccttatttcataatttctcttGTGGTCATATAATGGTGTCCCGCTATTCAGTAGCTCTTAAAGGCCGCTTATTTATGATTCTCTGCTAAGGTCTCTAGAACGTATATCATTACTGGTCTCACACAGGTATATACTGACTTTGTTCCTTGTAGTCATATTCCGCCAAATTACATCTCTCAGGGTACTCTGATATTAATGTTcgctcctagatatttgaatgacatAACTTGTTAAACATTCTGATCTTATATTCCGAGTTTACAAAACGAACGTTATACGTTTAATGAATTTTGTGCATTACCATATCATAACTCCGTATTatgtaatgtatttttttattattaccattccatttaaaataaattatatgcaATAATATCCTCGCAAACGTACacaatttaaatgtaaataataattatttttattttgtacatatttattaaCAGTGGATTGTATAAAACGTAAAATTAAGGAAAGAAAAGCTCAAAAAGTTGAAACGAATTTATAAGATTTATTTGAATGCGAAGTTGTTTCGTCCTTCGATTATAATAAAGTATATATCAGAGGTGGGGAACCTGCGGCCTTTATAAAATATAACTCTAATGTTAATTatcatataattatatattacaatttaaaatataatagaattacATAAAACCGGTATGTATGTGAGTTTCTGTTGTCTACTTGTAGTAATAGCCAATTGCATGTTTAGAAAAAGTTAGAACTGCCCCAGTACAAAATGGTAATACTGTCGCCGTCTTTTGCACCAAAATAGATGCAAACCTCTTGGGGTAATGAGCAAGGCCGCTTGTTCTTGCCCCAATTCTCTAAAGAGTCATCTGGTGTCGGAGGTCTTCCAAGGACGATGTCTAACTTTTAACGAGCTCAATTCGAGAAGGATCTTGTTCGAGGAAGTGAACCAGTCTGCCGTAGGATCAATTCGGTCACGTATTTATGCTATTCCGCCTCTCTGGATTCCTGACCGAACCGACCCATGGCAAGACAATACGCATCACCAAATCCTTTTTTAACACTAAAATTAGAAATCTGGAAATAACTGTTGAATATACATGTCTACGAGAACATGCACGCCATTTACTTTCTTGCTTTGGAAGTACTTACAACATTTTCTctcgtgaaaaaaattaaaacaagttTAACACGTTCACTGCCAAggcaattttcacaattcgatTTAACCGTATTagatcattaaaatattaatttaaatacaaagtTCTCTCTAAAAGGTATGAAAAatgtatgtttaaaaaaatttatttcttagttgaattatgtagaaaaatctCTTCGGA from Diorhabda sublineata isolate icDioSubl1.1 chromosome 8, icDioSubl1.1, whole genome shotgun sequence carries:
- the LOC130447877 gene encoding nuclear hormone receptor HR96 isoform X1, whose amino-acid sequence is MMKTVKIDLKVCGVCGDKALGYNFNAITCESCKAFFRRNAVIQKPLKCPFSNRCDITTLTRRFCQKCRLDKCFSIGMCKDLIMSEQDKVAKRQKIEENRVKRQNMGNIKTNFKKIKREYVESDSLQESQSNTDSDSNYTNADQASPRQPSPQHTSPPNIYDYTNISLDSTESSISSPADRYISSNDDRSAGMKGDHESSYFNKNIENDSHCGSNLNINSKNNNTSRYSSCNNDVNRSSNSDNTENCDLMPSVDIFQVMNDVQSVRSEDSSPIESILCEAIKLEFQAFSSISHNPSNSRELNDAERAKLNELIVANKAFLIPIDEEFENLVGRTNFENSQQKMDATVLVDVINLTTIYVRRLIKMVKKIGAFRNMCQEDQVALLKGGCTEVMMLRSAMNYDTKIQSWQIPHSTENFRVNSKILKLINKGTAYNEHEKFIKTFGPLWKGDENIILILCMILVFSPDRPKVVHQDVIRLEQLYFQNAYFYLLRRYLESIHSGCEAKSLFLKLMQKLTEVRRVNEELISVYLNINPSEVEPLLIEIFDLHR
- the LOC130447877 gene encoding nuclear hormone receptor HR96 isoform X2, which encodes MMKTVKIDLKVCGVCGDKALGYNFNAITCESCKAFFRRNAVIQKPLKCPFSNRCDITTLTRRFCQKCRLDKCFSIGMCKDLIMSEQDKVAKRQKIEENRVKRQNMGNIKTNFKKIKREYVESDSLQESQSNTDSDSNYTNADQASPRQPSPQHTSPPNIYDYTNISLDSTESSISSPADRYISSNDDRSAGMKGDHESSYFNKNIENDSHCGSNLNINSKNNNTSRYSSCNNDVNRSSNSDNTENCDLMPSVDIFQVMNDVQSVRSEDSSPIESILCEAIKLEFQAFSSISHNPSNSRELNDAERAKLNELIVANKAFLIPIDEEFENLVGRTNFENSQQKMDATVLVDVINLTTIYVRRLIKMVKKIGAFRNMCQEDQVALLKGGCTEVMMLRSAMNYDTKIQSWQIPHSTENFRVNSKILKLINKGTAYNEHEKFIKTFGPLWKGDENIILILCMILVFSPDRPKVVHQDVIRLEQNAYFYLLRRYLESIHSGCEAKSLFLKLMQKLTEVRRVNEELISVYLNINPSEVEPLLIEIFDLHR